The following are encoded together in the Lathyrus oleraceus cultivar Zhongwan6 chromosome 3, CAAS_Psat_ZW6_1.0, whole genome shotgun sequence genome:
- the LOC127127693 gene encoding protein argonaute 18 isoform X6, whose product MDRYQKVQKPKPESPINENEIRITTQGAIRNYITYATSLLQEKQAKEIVLKAMGQAISKTVAISEILKKRIAHLHQDTAISSVSITDVWEPIEEGLVPVEMTRHVSMISITLSTGELDKNSPGYQTPSNVEQPKPHSNYQQQPIKPAQDSYNAVNEDLYGRGRGRGRGRGRGRNWGRGGYGNYQGGYGNYQGGYDYYQGGYANYQDNGGYSNRGRGGGRGRGWGYRGTGYGGGRGGGYEGGRGGGYEGGRGGGYEGGRGGGYVGGRGGGVGYVGGRGGGMGYEGGRGGGMGYEGGRGGGMGYERGRGGGRGYGRGRGRIGGRGRGGDNQA is encoded by the exons ATGGATAGGTACCAGAAGGTCCAAAAACCCAAGCCAGAGTCTCCCATCAACGAAAATGAGATCCGAATCACCACTCAAGGCGCCATTCGCAACTACATCACTTACGCCACTTCACTTCTTCAG GAAAAGCAGGCTAAAGAGATTGTCTTAAAGGCTATGGGACAAGCAATCAGCAAGACAGTTGCCATTTCAGAGATTCTGAAG AAGAGGATTGCCCATTTGCACCAAGATACTGCCATCAGCTCGGTTAGCATAACAGATGTGTGGGAGCCCATTGAAGAGGGTCTTGTACC TGTGGAAATGACTCGACATGTCTCTATGATCTCAATCACCTTATCAACCGGAGAATTAGACAAAAATTCCCCTGG GTATCAAACTCCATCTAATGTAGAACAACCAAAGCCACACTCTAATTATCAGCAGCAACCTATAAAACCAGCACAAGATTCTTATAATGCTGTAAATGAAG ATTTGTATGGCCGAGGTCGTGGTCGAGGTAGGGGGAGAGGAAGAGGAAGAAATTGGGGAAGGGGTGGTTATGGAAATTATCAAGGTGGTTATGGAAATTATCAAGGTGGTTATGACTATTACCAAGGTGGATATGCAAATTATCAAG ATAATGGTGGGTATTCTAATCGTGGCCGAGGTGGAGGTCGAGGCAGAGGTTGGGGGTATCGTG GTACTGGTTATGGTGGCGGCAGGGGCGGAGGTTATGAAGGCGGCAGGGGCGGAG GTTATGAAGGCGGCAGGGGCGGAG GTTATGAAGGAGGCAGAGGTGGAGGTTATGTAGGAGGCAGAGGTGGAGGAGTGGGTTATGTAGGAGGAAGAGGTGGAGGTATGGGTTATGAAGGAGGCAGAGGTGGAGGTATGGGTTATGAAGGAGGCAGGGGTGGAGGTATGGGTTATGAAAGAGGCAGGGGTGGAGGCAGGGGATATGGCCGAGGTAGGGGAAGAATTGGCGGACGTGGTAGGGGTGGCGACAACCAAGCATAA
- the LOC127127693 gene encoding glycine-rich cell wall structural protein 1.8 isoform X7 encodes MDRYQKVQKPKPESPINENEIRITTQGAIRNYITYATSLLQEKQAKEIVLKAMGQAISKTVAISEILKKRIAHLHQDTAISSVSITDVWEPIEEGLVPVEMTRHVSMISITLSTGELDKNSPGYQTPSNVEQPKPHSNYQQQPIKPAQDSYNAVNEDLYGRGRGRGRGRGRGRNWGRGGYGNYQGGYGNYQGGYDYYQGGYANYQDNGGYSNRGRGGGRGRGWGYRGTGYGGGRGGGYEGGRGGGYEGGRGGGYVGGRGGGVGYVGGRGGGMGYEGGRGGGMGYEGGRGGGMGYERGRGGGRGYGRGRGRIGGRGRGGDNQA; translated from the exons ATGGATAGGTACCAGAAGGTCCAAAAACCCAAGCCAGAGTCTCCCATCAACGAAAATGAGATCCGAATCACCACTCAAGGCGCCATTCGCAACTACATCACTTACGCCACTTCACTTCTTCAG GAAAAGCAGGCTAAAGAGATTGTCTTAAAGGCTATGGGACAAGCAATCAGCAAGACAGTTGCCATTTCAGAGATTCTGAAG AAGAGGATTGCCCATTTGCACCAAGATACTGCCATCAGCTCGGTTAGCATAACAGATGTGTGGGAGCCCATTGAAGAGGGTCTTGTACC TGTGGAAATGACTCGACATGTCTCTATGATCTCAATCACCTTATCAACCGGAGAATTAGACAAAAATTCCCCTGG GTATCAAACTCCATCTAATGTAGAACAACCAAAGCCACACTCTAATTATCAGCAGCAACCTATAAAACCAGCACAAGATTCTTATAATGCTGTAAATGAAG ATTTGTATGGCCGAGGTCGTGGTCGAGGTAGGGGGAGAGGAAGAGGAAGAAATTGGGGAAGGGGTGGTTATGGAAATTATCAAGGTGGTTATGGAAATTATCAAGGTGGTTATGACTATTACCAAGGTGGATATGCAAATTATCAAG ATAATGGTGGGTATTCTAATCGTGGCCGAGGTGGAGGTCGAGGCAGAGGTTGGGGGTATCGTG GTACTGGTTATGGTGGCGGCAGGGGCGGAGGTTATGAAGGCGGCAGGGGCGGAG GTTATGAAGGAGGCAGAGGTGGAGGTTATGTAGGAGGCAGAGGTGGAGGAGTGGGTTATGTAGGAGGAAGAGGTGGAGGTATGGGTTATGAAGGAGGCAGAGGTGGAGGTATGGGTTATGAAGGAGGCAGGGGTGGAGGTATGGGTTATGAAAGAGGCAGGGGTGGAGGCAGGGGATATGGCCGAGGTAGGGGAAGAATTGGCGGACGTGGTAGGGGTGGCGACAACCAAGCATAA
- the LOC127127693 gene encoding glycine-rich protein DOT1 isoform X1 encodes MDRYQKVQKPKPESPINENEIRITTQGAIRNYITYATSLLQEKQAKEIVLKAMGQAISKTVAISEILKKRIAHLHQDTAISSVSITDVWEPIEEGLVPVEMTRHVSMISITLSTGELDKNSPGYQTPSNVEQPKPHSNYQQQPIKPAQDSYNAVNEDLYGRGRGRGRGRGRGRNWGRGGYGNYQGGYGNYQGGYDYYQGGYANYQDNGGYSNRGRGGGRGRGWGYRGTGYGGGRGGGYEGGRGGGYEGGRGGGYEGGRGGGYEGGRGGGYEGGRGGGYEGGRGGGYEGGRGGGYVGGRGGGVGYVGGRGGGMGYEGGRGGGMGYEGGRGGGMGYERGRGGGRGYGRGRGRIGGRGRGGDNQA; translated from the exons ATGGATAGGTACCAGAAGGTCCAAAAACCCAAGCCAGAGTCTCCCATCAACGAAAATGAGATCCGAATCACCACTCAAGGCGCCATTCGCAACTACATCACTTACGCCACTTCACTTCTTCAG GAAAAGCAGGCTAAAGAGATTGTCTTAAAGGCTATGGGACAAGCAATCAGCAAGACAGTTGCCATTTCAGAGATTCTGAAG AAGAGGATTGCCCATTTGCACCAAGATACTGCCATCAGCTCGGTTAGCATAACAGATGTGTGGGAGCCCATTGAAGAGGGTCTTGTACC TGTGGAAATGACTCGACATGTCTCTATGATCTCAATCACCTTATCAACCGGAGAATTAGACAAAAATTCCCCTGG GTATCAAACTCCATCTAATGTAGAACAACCAAAGCCACACTCTAATTATCAGCAGCAACCTATAAAACCAGCACAAGATTCTTATAATGCTGTAAATGAAG ATTTGTATGGCCGAGGTCGTGGTCGAGGTAGGGGGAGAGGAAGAGGAAGAAATTGGGGAAGGGGTGGTTATGGAAATTATCAAGGTGGTTATGGAAATTATCAAGGTGGTTATGACTATTACCAAGGTGGATATGCAAATTATCAAG ATAATGGTGGGTATTCTAATCGTGGCCGAGGTGGAGGTCGAGGCAGAGGTTGGGGGTATCGTG GTACTGGTTATGGTGGCGGCAGGGGCGGAGGTTATGAAGGCGGCAGGGGCGGAGGTTATGAAGGCGGCAGAGGCGGAGGTTATGAAGGCGGCAGGGGCGGAG GTTATGAAGGCGGCAGGGGCGGAGGTTATGAAGGCGGCAGGGGCGGAGGTTATGAAGGAGGCAGAGGTGGAGGTTATGAAGGAGGCAGAGGTGGAGGTTATGTAGGAGGCAGAGGTGGAGGAGTGGGTTATGTAGGAGGAAGAGGTGGAGGTATGGGTTATGAAGGAGGCAGAGGTGGAGGTATGGGTTATGAAGGAGGCAGGGGTGGAGGTATGGGTTATGAAAGAGGCAGGGGTGGAGGCAGGGGATATGGCCGAGGTAGGGGAAGAATTGGCGGACGTGGTAGGGGTGGCGACAACCAAGCATAA
- the LOC127127693 gene encoding glycine-rich protein DOT1 isoform X2, which translates to MDRYQKVQKPKPESPINENEIRITTQGAIRNYITYATSLLQEKQAKEIVLKAMGQAISKTVAISEILKKRIAHLHQDTAISSVSITDVWEPIEEGLVPVEMTRHVSMISITLSTGELDKNSPGYQTPSNVEQPKPHSNYQQQPIKPAQDSYNAVNEDLYGRGRGRGRGRGRGRNWGRGGYGNYQGGYGNYQGGYDYYQGGYANYQDNGGYSNRGRGGGRGRGWGYRGTGYGGGRGGGYEGGRGGGYEGGRGGGYEGGRGGGYEGGRGGGYEGGRGGGYEGGRGGGYVGGRGGGVGYVGGRGGGMGYEGGRGGGMGYEGGRGGGMGYERGRGGGRGYGRGRGRIGGRGRGGDNQA; encoded by the exons ATGGATAGGTACCAGAAGGTCCAAAAACCCAAGCCAGAGTCTCCCATCAACGAAAATGAGATCCGAATCACCACTCAAGGCGCCATTCGCAACTACATCACTTACGCCACTTCACTTCTTCAG GAAAAGCAGGCTAAAGAGATTGTCTTAAAGGCTATGGGACAAGCAATCAGCAAGACAGTTGCCATTTCAGAGATTCTGAAG AAGAGGATTGCCCATTTGCACCAAGATACTGCCATCAGCTCGGTTAGCATAACAGATGTGTGGGAGCCCATTGAAGAGGGTCTTGTACC TGTGGAAATGACTCGACATGTCTCTATGATCTCAATCACCTTATCAACCGGAGAATTAGACAAAAATTCCCCTGG GTATCAAACTCCATCTAATGTAGAACAACCAAAGCCACACTCTAATTATCAGCAGCAACCTATAAAACCAGCACAAGATTCTTATAATGCTGTAAATGAAG ATTTGTATGGCCGAGGTCGTGGTCGAGGTAGGGGGAGAGGAAGAGGAAGAAATTGGGGAAGGGGTGGTTATGGAAATTATCAAGGTGGTTATGGAAATTATCAAGGTGGTTATGACTATTACCAAGGTGGATATGCAAATTATCAAG ATAATGGTGGGTATTCTAATCGTGGCCGAGGTGGAGGTCGAGGCAGAGGTTGGGGGTATCGTG GTACTGGTTATGGTGGCGGCAGGGGCGGAGGTTATGAAGGCGGCAGGGGCGGAGGTTATGAAGGCGGCAGAGGCGGAGGTTATGAAGGCGGCAGGGGCGGAGGTTATGAAGGCGGCAGGGGCGGAGGTTATGAAGGTGGCAGGGGCGGAG GTTATGAAGGAGGCAGAGGTGGAGGTTATGTAGGAGGCAGAGGTGGAGGAGTGGGTTATGTAGGAGGAAGAGGTGGAGGTATGGGTTATGAAGGAGGCAGAGGTGGAGGTATGGGTTATGAAGGAGGCAGGGGTGGAGGTATGGGTTATGAAAGAGGCAGGGGTGGAGGCAGGGGATATGGCCGAGGTAGGGGAAGAATTGGCGGACGTGGTAGGGGTGGCGACAACCAAGCATAA
- the LOC127127693 gene encoding glycine-rich cell wall structural protein 1.0 isoform X4 produces MDRYQKVQKPKPESPINENEIRITTQGAIRNYITYATSLLQEKQAKEIVLKAMGQAISKTVAISEILKKRIAHLHQDTAISSVSITDVWEPIEEGLVPVEMTRHVSMISITLSTGELDKNSPGYQTPSNVEQPKPHSNYQQQPIKPAQDSYNAVNEDLYGRGRGRGRGRGRGRNWGRGGYGNYQGGYGNYQGGYDYYQGGYANYQDNGGYSNRGRGGGRGRGWGYRGTGYGGGRGGGYEGGRGGGYEGGRGGGYEGGRGGGYEGGRGGGYEGGRGGGYVGGRGGGVGYVGGRGGGMGYEGGRGGGMGYEGGRGGGMGYERGRGGGRGYGRGRGRIGGRGRGGDNQA; encoded by the exons ATGGATAGGTACCAGAAGGTCCAAAAACCCAAGCCAGAGTCTCCCATCAACGAAAATGAGATCCGAATCACCACTCAAGGCGCCATTCGCAACTACATCACTTACGCCACTTCACTTCTTCAG GAAAAGCAGGCTAAAGAGATTGTCTTAAAGGCTATGGGACAAGCAATCAGCAAGACAGTTGCCATTTCAGAGATTCTGAAG AAGAGGATTGCCCATTTGCACCAAGATACTGCCATCAGCTCGGTTAGCATAACAGATGTGTGGGAGCCCATTGAAGAGGGTCTTGTACC TGTGGAAATGACTCGACATGTCTCTATGATCTCAATCACCTTATCAACCGGAGAATTAGACAAAAATTCCCCTGG GTATCAAACTCCATCTAATGTAGAACAACCAAAGCCACACTCTAATTATCAGCAGCAACCTATAAAACCAGCACAAGATTCTTATAATGCTGTAAATGAAG ATTTGTATGGCCGAGGTCGTGGTCGAGGTAGGGGGAGAGGAAGAGGAAGAAATTGGGGAAGGGGTGGTTATGGAAATTATCAAGGTGGTTATGGAAATTATCAAGGTGGTTATGACTATTACCAAGGTGGATATGCAAATTATCAAG ATAATGGTGGGTATTCTAATCGTGGCCGAGGTGGAGGTCGAGGCAGAGGTTGGGGGTATCGTG GTACTGGTTATGGTGGCGGCAGGGGCGGAGGTTATGAAGGCGGCAGGGGCGGAG GTTATGAAGGCGGCAGGGGCGGAGGTTATGAAGGCGGCAGGGGCGGAGGTTATGAAGGAGGCAGAGGTGGAGGTTATGAAGGAGGCAGAGGTGGAGGTTATGTAGGAGGCAGAGGTGGAGGAGTGGGTTATGTAGGAGGAAGAGGTGGAGGTATGGGTTATGAAGGAGGCAGAGGTGGAGGTATGGGTTATGAAGGAGGCAGGGGTGGAGGTATGGGTTATGAAAGAGGCAGGGGTGGAGGCAGGGGATATGGCCGAGGTAGGGGAAGAATTGGCGGACGTGGTAGGGGTGGCGACAACCAAGCATAA
- the LOC127127693 gene encoding glycine-rich protein DOT1 isoform X5: protein MDRYQKVQKPKPESPINENEIRITTQGAIRNYITYATSLLQEKQAKEIVLKAMGQAISKTVAISEILKKRIAHLHQDTAISSVSITDVWEPIEEGLVPVEMTRHVSMISITLSTGELDKNSPGYQTPSNVEQPKPHSNYQQQPIKPAQDSYNAVNEDLYGRGRGRGRGRGRGRNWGRGGYGNYQGGYGNYQGGYDYYQGGYANYQDNGGYSNRGRGGGRGRGWGYRGTGYGGGRGGGYEGGRGGGYEGGRGGGYEGGRGGGYEGGRGGGYVGGRGGGVGYVGGRGGGMGYEGGRGGGMGYEGGRGGGMGYERGRGGGRGYGRGRGRIGGRGRGGDNQA, encoded by the exons ATGGATAGGTACCAGAAGGTCCAAAAACCCAAGCCAGAGTCTCCCATCAACGAAAATGAGATCCGAATCACCACTCAAGGCGCCATTCGCAACTACATCACTTACGCCACTTCACTTCTTCAG GAAAAGCAGGCTAAAGAGATTGTCTTAAAGGCTATGGGACAAGCAATCAGCAAGACAGTTGCCATTTCAGAGATTCTGAAG AAGAGGATTGCCCATTTGCACCAAGATACTGCCATCAGCTCGGTTAGCATAACAGATGTGTGGGAGCCCATTGAAGAGGGTCTTGTACC TGTGGAAATGACTCGACATGTCTCTATGATCTCAATCACCTTATCAACCGGAGAATTAGACAAAAATTCCCCTGG GTATCAAACTCCATCTAATGTAGAACAACCAAAGCCACACTCTAATTATCAGCAGCAACCTATAAAACCAGCACAAGATTCTTATAATGCTGTAAATGAAG ATTTGTATGGCCGAGGTCGTGGTCGAGGTAGGGGGAGAGGAAGAGGAAGAAATTGGGGAAGGGGTGGTTATGGAAATTATCAAGGTGGTTATGGAAATTATCAAGGTGGTTATGACTATTACCAAGGTGGATATGCAAATTATCAAG ATAATGGTGGGTATTCTAATCGTGGCCGAGGTGGAGGTCGAGGCAGAGGTTGGGGGTATCGTG GTACTGGTTATGGTGGCGGCAGGGGCGGAGGTTATGAAGGCGGCAGGGGCGGAGGTTATGAAGGCGGCAGAGGCGGAGGTTATGAAGGCGGCAGGGGCGGAG GTTATGAAGGAGGCAGAGGTGGAGGTTATGTAGGAGGCAGAGGTGGAGGAGTGGGTTATGTAGGAGGAAGAGGTGGAGGTATGGGTTATGAAGGAGGCAGAGGTGGAGGTATGGGTTATGAAGGAGGCAGGGGTGGAGGTATGGGTTATGAAAGAGGCAGGGGTGGAGGCAGGGGATATGGCCGAGGTAGGGGAAGAATTGGCGGACGTGGTAGGGGTGGCGACAACCAAGCATAA
- the LOC127127693 gene encoding glycine-rich cell wall structural protein 1.0 isoform X3 has product MDRYQKVQKPKPESPINENEIRITTQGAIRNYITYATSLLQEKQAKEIVLKAMGQAISKTVAISEILKKRIAHLHQDTAISSVSITDVWEPIEEGLVPVEMTRHVSMISITLSTGELDKNSPGYQTPSNVEQPKPHSNYQQQPIKPAQDSYNAVNEDLYGRGRGRGRGRGRGRNWGRGGYGNYQGGYGNYQGGYDYYQGGYANYQDNGGYSNRGRGGGRGRGWGYRGTGYGGGRGGGYEGGRGGGYEGGRGGGYEGGRGGGYEGGRGGGYEGGRGGGYVGGRGGGVGYVGGRGGGMGYEGGRGGGMGYEGGRGGGMGYERGRGGGRGYGRGRGRIGGRGRGGDNQA; this is encoded by the exons ATGGATAGGTACCAGAAGGTCCAAAAACCCAAGCCAGAGTCTCCCATCAACGAAAATGAGATCCGAATCACCACTCAAGGCGCCATTCGCAACTACATCACTTACGCCACTTCACTTCTTCAG GAAAAGCAGGCTAAAGAGATTGTCTTAAAGGCTATGGGACAAGCAATCAGCAAGACAGTTGCCATTTCAGAGATTCTGAAG AAGAGGATTGCCCATTTGCACCAAGATACTGCCATCAGCTCGGTTAGCATAACAGATGTGTGGGAGCCCATTGAAGAGGGTCTTGTACC TGTGGAAATGACTCGACATGTCTCTATGATCTCAATCACCTTATCAACCGGAGAATTAGACAAAAATTCCCCTGG GTATCAAACTCCATCTAATGTAGAACAACCAAAGCCACACTCTAATTATCAGCAGCAACCTATAAAACCAGCACAAGATTCTTATAATGCTGTAAATGAAG ATTTGTATGGCCGAGGTCGTGGTCGAGGTAGGGGGAGAGGAAGAGGAAGAAATTGGGGAAGGGGTGGTTATGGAAATTATCAAGGTGGTTATGGAAATTATCAAGGTGGTTATGACTATTACCAAGGTGGATATGCAAATTATCAAG ATAATGGTGGGTATTCTAATCGTGGCCGAGGTGGAGGTCGAGGCAGAGGTTGGGGGTATCGTG GTACTGGTTATGGTGGCGGCAGGGGCGGAGGTTATGAAGGCGGCAGGGGCGGAGGTTATGAAGGCGGCAGAGGCGGAGGTTATGAAGGCGGCAGGGGCGGAGGTTATGAAGGCGGCAGGGGCGGAG GTTATGAAGGAGGCAGAGGTGGAGGTTATGTAGGAGGCAGAGGTGGAGGAGTGGGTTATGTAGGAGGAAGAGGTGGAGGTATGGGTTATGAAGGAGGCAGAGGTGGAGGTATGGGTTATGAAGGAGGCAGGGGTGGAGGTATGGGTTATGAAAGAGGCAGGGGTGGAGGCAGGGGATATGGCCGAGGTAGGGGAAGAATTGGCGGACGTGGTAGGGGTGGCGACAACCAAGCATAA